The DNA segment AGCCTATGACGGCATCCTTATCCACACCCTATTTAAGATGCCTCGTCTGGGGCAGATTCTCCTCTGCCTTCTAACCTTGCTCTTTACCATGTGACCCTGCAGCTGCTCCCAAGAGGCTGGGCCTACTTTCCTACTCGCTGACCCTGGGCCGGCGGCCTGAGATTTGCTTGAGCTAACAGCATGTGGCAGAGGTGTGCGGAGATGAGGCCTCATGACAGGCCCCGTGGGAGCTCTGAGACGGCCACGTGAATAAGCCTGGGTAGCCTGCTGGGCGATGAAAGACACATGACCTTGTCACCTCTGTCACTTCAGAAGATACAATACAGAAAGAAACAGCCTTACCTGGAGGTGTAGAAGCAGGTGGGTTACGGGCCACTGATGTCACTGGTGACGTGGGAAGTAGGTTCTCATAGGCTGTTGATGGGGACAAAGGAAGGAGTGACGTCAGGGAAGAGACAGAACATCGGGAAAAGGTAGACAGCTGCTTCAAGAGGGCACCTGCCCCCTCCCAGTATTCAGCAGGAATAATGATGACACTGCACGCTGAGGTCAGTGACCTCCTGTCCCCAAGATGCCCATTTAGGATGGCCCATGGCGTTATTGCCTGTTGACAAACTAACATGTGCCACGTGGCCACTAGCAAAAGCAAAGATCATGGGCAGTTAGCCCCAAGTGGCCTGCTGTACGGGGGCTATCAGTTGGCCATCACCTGTCTCAGCTGCCCTCGCCCCAGGGATGTAGTGACTCCACCTGAACAAAGCAGGGAAAGTCACACAGTGGTTCCTtcagggaggtgggcagggaagaGGGCATCAGATCAGAAATGCTTGAGGAAACCTTTGGGGCCGAGGGAACTGTTTTGTATCTTGACTGCAGCAGTGATCACACAACTGTGTACAGTCACCAAAGTCCATCAAACTGGACCTTAGCATCggtgaactttatggtatataaatcaAACCTTAATAAAACATGAGTTGATGGATGATAGATGGATTGATAAATTTATCATACAATCTAGGTAGGAGTTCTTTGTTAAATTCTTCAAACTTTTCTGTAtacttgaaaattttcataataaaatgttgggggcGGGTAAAGTGTCCCTCAGTTTCTGTTATAAGACCTACATCTCTGTTTTTTGACGACAGTCTCTCGCTTTCCTGGCGGCGTACACTTCATTCAACTAATCCACGTGGCTGCTTATTCCCTTGTTGCTCTCAGAATGTCAAAGGCATAGAATTTTAGGGGGCATGGCATCCAACGTGCCTGTTCTAATGATGTGGAGGCCGAGGGCCAAGGTCATTTAGCTGGCGAGAAACCAGCTGGGATCAGATTCCGACAGCTCAGGGCCCTCCCATTCCCCCACATCACCTCCCTTAGGTCAGCATGTGACCAAAGGAAGGAACCATGGCTGGGTGAGTGCCTGCCAGGTGCCAGGAATGTTTAGGCATTGTCCAATCCATGAGCTTATTCGATTCTCtatattattcccactttaatGAAGAGGGATCAAGATGAAATGGGATGGAGAGAAGCCGTAACTTGGCTGAGGTCACTTAACTGAGGGGGATCATATGTCATGTCTGTCTCTCCTGTTAGGGAGCAAACCCCATGAAAGAAGGGACCAGGGGTTTGatcactgctgtggccccagcGCTTTACTGGCAGAGTTTGGCACATGTTTGACTGAACGGATGAGTGAAAGAATGAAGCTGGGAATCAAACCAGGATCTGACTCTAAACCTCAGGATCTTCTTATATCACGCGGAGTCTAGTAGAGGACGCCGGATGTAACCCGGATCCTACCTGTAGGCGGGGCAGCTGTGGACTCAGCACCTGTAAGGTACATGCTACCACATCTTAATGGGCGAAGGTTTACCGGGAACATCCTACACGTAGCAAGCAGTGGAAGGcagaaagagaggcagagacCCTGCCCTCGAGGAGCCTGGCATTTCCTGGTGATTTGGGACACAAGACTAGGCGGCAAGTGTTGACTGTCCCAGGAGAGCTTCAGAGGTCAGTGCTCCCCGGGGGCATCAGGCATTGAGGAGTTGCGGCTCGGGACGAGCAGGTGCAGCCTGAGAGCTCGTCATTCGTAGAGACGTTATTCCAGCCACTGGCGGGACAGAATCAGGAAAGATGGGGAGGACCGTGGGGCAGAGAGTCAGCCAGAGGGACACACAGGTCTGGGGAGGTCACCAGGCCCAGACGTGGAGGGCCTGGAACACCAGCTGACACATTGGGCCCATCATCCAGAGGTCACAAACGCAAAAGTTTCCAAGGGCCATGGGGGTAAGATAAACAAGGGGCTTGAGTGGTAGGAGCTGTGTGAACGGAAGAGCTCTTCTGTGTCCAGAGGGGCAGGTCTGTCTCAGATCCAGCTGATTAATGTAATAAAAGAATTTGCTGCTTTGAACCTGAACTTCCGCTTTGATTTTTTCCACAGAAAGGTAAGAATTTGGATTTTTATGCTGAATACTCTGATTTGGCTGAATTCAAGTTCAGTTTGAATTTTCAAACCCAACAGGTCACTTCTGAGCTGGGATCCAGCCTGTGAGCCATACTTAACAATTGCTGCAGTCAAGGGGGTGGTCAGGTGGATGCAGAACCTGGGAAGGACCCTTGTAAGGGTCAAGCGTTTTTGTtctggttttggtttggtttgttgcACTTTGATGTTCAGTTGTGTTGCagcaccagttttttttttttttttaaacatctttattggagtataattgctttacaatggtgcattagtttctgctgtataacaaagtgaatatgtatacatatatccccatatcccctcccccttgtgtctccctcccaccctccctatcccacccctctaggtggtcacaaagcattgagctgatctccctgtgcagctgcttcccactagctatctattttacattcggtagtgtatatatgtcactgctaccctctcactttgtcccagcttccccttccccctccccatgtcctcaagtccattttctacgtctgtgtctttattcctgtgagAAGACTCTTCTAACTCCAATGAAATACCTtggcacttttgtcaaaaataaacTAACCATTAATACATGGTCTATTTCTAAACTTCCTCTTTTGTTGCACTGATTTATGTGACCACTGTTATGCCCATAACACAttggcttgattactgtagctttagagtTAGTCTTGAAATCGGGTAGTGTAAgtgctccaactttgttcttttttctactttttcaaaaTCGTTTTGGCTAATCTAGGTGCTTTGCCttttagaaatataatattttagaatcaatttatcaatttctacaaaaaaatgtCTGCTAGGATTTTTGATTTGGGTTGACTCATATAAAGTTGGAGGAAATTGGCATCTTTACAATATCAAGTCTTCTGGTCCATCAACATAATGTATCCCTTCATTTACTGAGGTCTTTCATTTATCTCATCAGTATTTGGATTTTTCCATGTACAAATTTTGCACATACTTATCAGACTTATCCATAAGAATTCCAtggtttttgatgctattataaaaggcatttaaattttttcctatttcaatattttttgtgGCTAGTGAGCTAATTTTTCCCAAAATGCtgaagtatttattgaattggGAAAATTAtagtaacttttaaattttattcacttCTTAGTAAACCTCATTCCTCTTCTTTGTCAAATCTGATTTCCAGTTTTATGGATCAGGAAATTGATGTTCATTTGTACGTAATGTGTGGTGAACAAGAGTTAGATTCCAGATTAGAGCAAACATGTCTTTAAGCTGGAAATTCACCAAGCCCTTTGGAACTGGCTTCTTATATTTCACAAAGAGGTACTAGACATTGGTTTGGAGGGCTAGATAAGCTCTCCCTTTACTCAGCtttagttttgtttctatttatgtGTTTTGTATATTCATCACTaactgatgttttctttttactgtagCTGCTGAAATAACAATTACCCCCATCACCTCTGGGGAAGAGGAAACACCAATAGGTATAAAAAATACAACTTTTTTGAGTTTACAACAAAActttatattctatatattcaAGTTTACAAGTACTTCACCTTtctagaaataagaacaaaaatggaaatttgaTAACAAACATTGCTAGGAGTCTCCAGCCCCTACCAGGATCTTTGAGGTAGTCAAAGGAAGATGTTTCTGAGAATATGCTCCAAGAACCACTAGTTCAACAAGATGTTAAgatgaatcacacacacacacacacacacacacacacacacacacagattctaTGGTCTCATGAATTTAGGAAACACTGCATTAAACAAATTACACAGGTTTCTTTACTACAGGATGTCTAGGAGCCTTTAATATACAATTAACCCTATAAAATCCCCACAGGAAGTCATGGGTTGCCATGCTTATAACATACACTTGACCCAAATCCCCTTTTTTTCATGTACCATCTGTTTGGAAGTTTTCTGCCTATATACGAGTAAGGAAAATGTGAAATCCAGGTATTTGGGATTAATGCATATGCTACCACGATATTCTAATCAAATTACAATAACATAGCACTTCATCTCCCTGAATATGTGAATTCGAGGTTGCTGTCCTTCAGTAACTGTGCTGCCTGAAATgagatccctccctcccttgacCTGTTGAAGTCATATCGTGGTTTGGCTGCTCCCTTTCTCCAGGTAGCCTCCGCTGGTCTCCACAAGGACACATATCCTCTGTACTTGTATCTTTTTTGTTGCCGTCCCTCATAATCCACTTTGTATCACAATTACTTATACAGTTACTCTAGAAGCCTTTGAAATGCAGGAGTTCTGTGTCTCTTTGCATtgactattttttaataaatgatggcTCACAGCATAATTAATTTGTAGAAGCTGGCTTCATTTCCTTTAGGCTTTCTTAAGTATGATGTTCTTAAATTcatcttctgtttttttaaagatttgtttctaCTGAGCCAAGGATTGAAGGATAAGTTTGCCATGAACATAGAATagatgaataaaaaattaaataatcttgTTTGATGGTGATGGTAACTGACTGAGATGAATCAAAACAAGAAACTTCAGAAGGGTCTTATAATGAGTCCTTCCAGCAACGTGTCTGCTTTATTCGTTTCACTGCACTGAGTGATGGTGACCTAGCTTTGCTGTTCCTTCTAGCTGACAGCTTCTCAGAGCCTTCGCTGGCCACAGCCCTCGAGGCCTTGACACCTCCACCTGCAGGCATGGGAATAATTTCTAAGAAATTAAGGGCTGATGGATAGTGTGGGTAGAGGCATTTCTCCAAGTTGGAGGGAAACCACAGGCACAGTTAAAGTGAGAGACAGCCCACTGCCAAGCTATGGGATCCAGAGCAGTTTTCTtcacctttctgagtctcagtttcttcatctgtaaaatgggaacccATCCCCTACGCCGTGGGGTAGTTGTAAAGACTAAGAGAGGAATGGTTGAGTTAGTGACTCCCTGAGGCTCTGGCACTAAACTCCCAAACAACAGACGTTGGCTCCTGTCCTCGGTGGTCTTTACATAGTAAAGCCGTTACGAAAGACGTATGGGACCAAAGGGACCAAGCAGCTCTAAGACTGATGAAGCTCTAGACGACAAGGGGTCTGTTTAGCTGTGATCTGCCTATGGATAGTCTTGTTTGCTATTTCATTAGGTGTACTGACATCTCATATTTCTCTCCCTGTCCGTGGGAGGGGAATAACATAGGTTCTTTTTTGGAGAACCTAGGAATTCTGGCAATTCCTTAGAGAGAGTTTCACCTTTTGGAAAGGGGGGATAGAGTAAAGTCTCATTGAACAGACTTGAAATTGAAGATTATTCTGGCTCTTCTTACTGTCTGGGTGCATGAGGACTGTGTGATCTTGCAggattgtaaaatggggatatgacCACCTAGGGATTTTAAAGGATGAAGGAAGCCTTCCAGAGGCAGGAGGGCCAGTCACCCAGCGTCTCTCCTCCTTGTGCCTCCCCAGGAGCCTGGATGGACTCAAAGCCTCCTTTCAGACTGAGAATGTGGCGTTGCACAGTGGTCTCTGTTAATCGGTGAGGGAAGGGCTAGGGAAGATCCACCTTCTTGTGCCCTGGTGTCTGTGACCTCAGCTCACCTCCGTGGGACAGATTCCATTGGGGAGGGGGAGTCCTCCTTGGTGGGCCTGAAATTCtggtgggaaaaaataaaaaaacacatgcaGGCAGGAATATCATCATCCTGGCCTAGATTCTGAGGTCTGATTAGATCACCCTTTTGGGTCTTGACCTTCCCCAGATAATAATCTGTTCCCCCTcagtcagaaaaaaagaattagagacCCTGCTTCTGACACCTCCATGTGACCAAGCATTCCCCAGAGGTCTAAATGGAAACAGGCCTCGCCTTATCCATAGGTTCCACTGTTCTGGGTGGACCTCCCAAAGAGGCCCCAAAAGGGGTCCAGTGGACTTATTCCTAAGTAACTATTTGTAACAACTCTGCTTGAGCCAGCATCTCCTCAATCCTTATGCCAAGAGGAAGCAGACAGGAAGCTGGAAActggatttaattttaattttattggagtataattgctttataatgttgtgttagtttcaggtgtacagcaaagtggtccagttatacatatacatacaatcgttcttttttagattcttttctcatacaggttatcccagaatattgagtagagttccctgtgctatacagtaggtccttgctggttatctatcttatatatagtagtgtgtgtatgttcatcccaagctcctgatttatccctctcccccatgcTCCCtcttttgtaaccataagtttgttttcagtatCTGTAAGTCTGGGAAACTGGATTTTAGAAACAGGTTGGTACACAGCAGGTGAATCCTGACCACAAGTCCTCTGGGCTGACTCCATGGGGGTCCATGTGGAGGTTGTGTGTCATCTGATTCCTCATGGGGCCAACCAGCTGCCTTTCACACTTTTCTGTGTGTGGGattcacctggggagcttgttgAATTGCAGATTGTGACTCAGCTGATCTGGGACACGGCCTGAAATTCTGCGTTTCTAACCTGCTCCCAGGTTATACCACTGCTGCTGGCCCCCTagccacactttgagtagcacctCGTGCTGAGTAGTCCCACACGTTGAGTTGCAGCTTTGTTCCTcttggaccagcagcatcggCATCCCCTGGGAAGTTGTTAGAGGTGCAGATCTTTAGGTTCCACCCCAAACCTACCAAacctctgcattttaacaagatctccccGGGAGGTTATATGCACATTAATGTTGGAGAAGCACTGACCTAGAAGACCTGTCCAGGAGGCTGGTCTGCCTAGAGCCAACGGCTTTGTAACGGGAACTATGATTTTAAGGCACACAGCTTCTCATATAAAGTCTGGATATAATGCAATGTTAGAAAGGAGCACCATTCTCGTAAACCAAGGGGGCTATCTCCATAGGGAATCTTAGCCCAGGAGTAGGGGGATGGCCGGTGGGTCTTTGCAGAGCCATCTTTCACTGAGTGGCAAGATCCACCAGAGGGAGCCAGAGCCTAGGAGGTGACTGAAGGGACAGATGTGGCAAGGGGGGAGGAGAAGCCCGGACTTTTTGTGTATGActtgcacacacaaacacacacacacgcaaacacacacatgtacacatactcCTTGATAgccattataataataaattggAAAATGTACTTAAAGAAAAAGAGGTAGAAAATGAACATTAAAGTTAATAAGATGAGGGTAGGAAGTTAAGAAAGTTCAAAAGAAAAACGTTTTTAGAGAATAATATAagagaaatcataaatatatatgcaatataatATAGGAGAGTATCATTCCTACCTAGGATAGGAaatgatttcttaaacaagacatgAAAAGCACTAACCATCAAGGAAAAGACTCATAAATTGGAGTGCAGCTGGCATAAAAGAGATCTTTAAGAAAGGAGAGAGGCCAGTCAAGAATAGGAGCAGATATTTGCAACATAGGTTACTGGCAAAGGGCTTATATCAAGAATATGTAAAGAAGTTGTAcatatcaataagaaaaaattgacaaaagacttgttgaatagacatttcactaaGGGTAATCTCAATGGGCaatagaaaaaatgttcaacctcaTCTGTAATCAGaaagtgcaaattaaagccacaatgagatatcacaagATACCTATTAGTGTTGGCAAGAGGGAATTCTCATACTTTACTGGTGGAATGGTGAATTGTAGAGACACTTTGGACTAGAGCTGAGAATTCTCTAGGAAATCGAAGCTACACATATCCTAgggctcagcaattccactcttaggtatgcACCTGATAGAATAAGTGCAAGGAAACATGACATGAATGcaccccaaattttaaaaaaaccaacccaaatgTAAACAACAGAAGACTGATTAATAAGTGAGTCTTCTCTTTGAAGagaaggtggcttctctttgttgcagagcacaggctctagttgcacgggcttcagtagttatggcatgtgggctcagtagttgtggctcacaagctctagagcacaggctcagtaattgtcgtgcatgggcttagttgctgtgcggcatgtgggatcttcccagacaagggctcgaacccgtgtcccctgcattggcaggcggattcttaaccactgtgccaccagggaaatcctattCTGTAAAGGCGTTTTTGGacgagattaacatttaaatcagcaaactttgagtaaagcagattgcccatTGCTCTGTAATgggggtgggcctcatccaatcagttgaaggcctgaaaagAACAAAGACTTATGTCCCCTGAACAAGAGGAAATTACGCCACTGGACTTGAATTTTGACATGGgctctccctgggtccccagcctgcTGGACCacccctgcagattttggacatTCCAGCCTCCACACTCATGTaagtcaattccttaaaataaatttctctctgtctccagaTCCCACCCCAAACCTACCATTGCCATGGTGACATCACTTCCGGGCAGAGTGGCAGGGTGccctctctcactctcctttTCCCTGATGCCTGGAGGAGCTGGGTCCTGACAGTGCCACCCTTTTCTACCTGGACCTGCTGGGACAAGGCCATAGCTTCTCCATCTCAATACCTGGAGGTAACCAGGCTGCTGGTACATGGCCAGCCCTAGAATATCCCCCATCAGCCCGCAGTCCACTGCTGATGTCTCTGtgtatttccttctagtcttttttccTCCTGCATATTTGTATATTGACAGCAGCCAGATCATACTCTATATAAGTTTTgtattctgtctttttaaaatatcacattacATCATGAGCATATTATTGGAAATTTGACAAAGACTTGATTTTTTGATAGGCCCGTAATATTCTATCATGTATCATTCATTGGttgttccacaaatatttgttgagtgcacACAATGTGCCAGGTGTTGTGTGGCTTGTGCAAGCAGTTGAGTGTAGGACAAATGTGTGAGTCAATGAATACAGGGCAGGAGGCTCAGAGGCACTTGTTGCTATTTCCAGGTTCACAGCTGTTCCAGGTAACTGAACTTGCCCAGGTAAGTAAGAGGAGCACCAATGTATTTTAGGTGGCTGACGTCGGAATGAGCACTGGACCGAGCTCTAAATACCCCCACTTGGGGATGTTTCCTGGTAGAAGTAAAGGAAAGCTTTAGGACCAGTACTTGTCAGAGACAACTTCTTCCATAAGCtgcttctttactttttaaacttaTGCTTTCAATACGTAGTATGCTTACATTGTTCTAAAATTCAAGATGAAATAATAAGGTACACAATGAAAAGGCTCATTCCCACCTCTTCCTCATCTGCCAGGtgcccacctctggtaaccattttaatcatttttttggtATGTATTATTCTAGAGTTTATTTATGCAAATATGTTTCCTTTCTAACACAAAAAAGTAGTCTACAGTTTATATACTTTTGCACCTTGCTTTTTGCACTAACAATATTTCTCAGCgatatttccaaataaataaagatcttTTTATTACTTCTATAGTCCTATTACTcctatatagtattccattgtatggtcaACCATAACTCTCTAGCCAGtcacctgttaatggacatttgagtttgCCATTAGGTTTGTCATCTCAAACAAGGCTGCACTGACAAActtgtgtgtattttattttatacatgtaattgctgggtcaaagagtaAACACACTTGTAACTTTTGGTATATATTGCCTAATTACTTTCTACAGGATTGtgccaatatacattcccaccagcaacactCTTGACCCCACTTTTGGGCAGGAACCCAAGATGATTGCTTATTAGGTCAACAGGCTGAGCATCTGCTCTATACTAGATCCCATGACAAACAACCCCAGTGCAAAGAACGAGATGCAATTGGCACCTGCTTTtgagcagagggagagacagacctATTGGACAACCAAGTCAATACATGACAAAGCACTATAGCATGATACAGGAAGTGCTGTGCGAATGTGGACAAAGGGATAATTTATTCTGCAAGGAAATCTTCAGAAGCAATAGTTAAGCTGGGCCCTATAAGACAAGCAAGTTGTCTAGGGGGAGAGAGGTATTTGAGACGGGGGGGGGCATGCCTAGAAGCTGATTCCAAGAACTGTAGATAGAGTTCATGGATGGAACATGAGGAACTAAGATTGGAGCTAAGATTGGAGAGGCAAGCCAGCACCAGGGAGAGACTTTAGCTGATGAGCCTTCATCCTGACAGAACTGAGCAGTCTTTATGGGCATATAAGTGGCAGTGACGTGGGCAGATCATCTCCCAGCCACACTCTCTGCCCACTCTATTCCTCTAGACTCCAACACGCCAGGAGCATGGTAGCGTGTGTCCATTTCACCCAAAGAGGTCATTTGTTGCCTAAACTCTGACCTCACAATAGCTCCACGTAGGCCAGTTATGATGCAAGAAGTCTGTGACTGTCCCCTGGGTTCCCATTAAAACTGTCTTACAAAGAAACTCCAGGCACTGACACCTCCCATCCTAGCCTATTGCCAGAGTATGACCAGAGAATGGGAGAATGGCTGTCAGAAGACTGGTAAACAGAGGGCTAGAGATTCAAGGGCCCAAGAAAGGATGACTACAGAGGGGAAGTCAGATAAGAATGGAACACTAGTCCAAGTATTCAATATAAGCGATTCCTTTCGGGATAAAGACTCCCTGTGCTGCCAGGGGGATCTATGTTCTGCTTCACCATTGGGGTGAGTATGACCTGTGCTTCTGGTCTATTCCTTCCCACCCATGTCAGAACGAGGCCAAGTGGAGGAGCCTACTCTAAGGCTGTAGAAACCCTGGTCACAGTGACCCTACCCTGACTAATGTAGAATCACCCTTTGTGAGATTTCCCATTCCAAAGGGAAAACTAGGATGACCCCTTCCGAGTTCTAATACACCTCTCTGCCTTCCAGGATATGGACCAAATTCTACAAATCAGACCCACGCATTGCCCTTGGGAAATACTCCCCCTTGGAAAAAGAGATCCTAGTAAGTGCTGTGAAATTTATACACAGGGAGGCCCCATGGAAGCCAGGCAGTTAGGCTAGGGGAGCCAGAGGTTCAAAACCCACCAGCAATAGAGATGTAAGTCTCCCAAACAGCAGACTGGAGTTGGCCACTATTTGGCCGTTGTGAGCTAGTGGCTTCCACATTTGCATAGCAAAAGCAAAATTCTCTCTTATTTCAAAGTCCCAAGTAGGAATATAACTACAAGTGATAACAAATCACGGAAGCTGCCTTTTCTCGAGCCCTTATCTTGCACTAGTTGCTTTCATATATGTTATCTTATGGAGACCTCACAGGGGCCTGTAAGATCaataaaattctttcaaattcATAGTAGGTAAGAAGGAGAGTCAGGAGTTGAACCCAGGCTCGTCTGACCCCAAAGATCTGCCCTCTTTCTCACTACACAGGGGCTCGGGCACCCTCAGCGATGGAGGGTGAAGGTGCCACTAGGTAATTGTTCCCGTGGGTGCCCCTTGCTCCTGTCCCGTTGAGATTTTAACCATCCCTTTCCTGTTGTCAGCGTCTAGGTGGTGTTCACACCATAGCAGCCAGGAGGTTTCTGACTTATAAGCAAGAGGAAGAACGGAAAATGCTCAAGGAACTACAGGTGCTGTCTTCAGACTATAAACGGGCGGTGGAATATAGAAAGCAACTCACTCCTCCTTGTGCCACCTGCGGACCCCTAGAAAAAATATGGACGGCAAAGGTGATGGTGCCCCCGGAGGAGTTCAAAATgccacaacgggagaggctgaACATCAGCAAGCACGTAGAACGAATGCAGCTCGCTCGAGCCCTGAGGAATAAGCAGCTTTTACCCTACATTGAAAGATTTAGGAGCTCTTCGCTTCTGTCTGGAGTGGGCCTGGGCCCCCCGGCAAGGGACAAAACTGGGGAAGGCAAGGATGACCGAGACGCCGATCACTGCGACTATGCCCACCAAGAGACGAGAGATGAGGCAGAGAGCAAAACCACgaaaagacaggaaataaagATGAACGTAATTTTCAAGtcagaagaaccaaaaaaatgtGTAATGTACCATCCAAATGATCTAAAACCATTCCTCCCcacaaaaaaagcagaaagatcCATTGCTGGCTTAAcaaacagaaatcttttgcacCTGGCCGAATTCCCTGGAGACCTAATGCTGATGAATCAGGATTGTATATCACGGGGAATC comes from the Balaenoptera ricei isolate mBalRic1 chromosome 16, mBalRic1.hap2, whole genome shotgun sequence genome and includes:
- the C16H10orf120 gene encoding uncharacterized protein C10orf120 homolog — translated: MTREWENGCQKTGKQRARDSRAQERMTTEGKSDKNGTLVQVFNISDSFRDKDSLCCQGDLCSASPLGIWTKFYKSDPRIALGKYSPLEKEILRLGGVHTIAARRFLTYKQEEERKMLKELQVLSSDYKRAVEYRKQLTPPCATCGPLEKIWTAKVMVPPEEFKMPQRERLNISKHVERMQLARALRNKQLLPYIERFRSSSLLSGVGLGPPARDKTGEGKDDRDADHCDYAHQETRDEAESKTTKRQEIKMNVIFKSEEPKKCVMYHPNDLKPFLPTKKAERSIAGLTNRNLLHLAEFPGDLMLMNQDCISRGIHPSDVSKASCLEEGSAWKEYMCKAASHHY